A part of Miscanthus floridulus cultivar M001 chromosome 6, ASM1932011v1, whole genome shotgun sequence genomic DNA contains:
- the LOC136458627 gene encoding uncharacterized protein, producing MDPTTKLIIDEFARRFDTHEERWERRFADFERTSADRATAVDRRLAALESTTTSSSSNDVSQRLTELELAHAEQESTVAKRLADLESIRVEPVAKDHDARVIALEAIARDVSTWRLELEGVVDDLRLRVQKVPKIYDRTVFDASTHQPGVFSASPTACSASPSTVAPAVYSASPSIMAPATAGLTHSPVIGPGVAPQPRDTGPRILTVPVHILSNGRSGRYKGVSTGWIFSIIYNSSEDGIAPSTSTAH from the exons ATGGACCCCACCACCAAACTCATCATCGACGAGTTCGCCCGCCGCTTCGACACCCACGAGGAGCGCTGGGAGCGCCGCTTCGCGGACTTTGAGCGCACGAGTGCTGACCGCGCCACCGCGGTTGATCGCCGCCTCGCCGCGCTGGAATCCACCACCACATCTTCATCTTCCAACGACGTCTCGCAGCGCCTCACCGAGTTGGAGCTCGCCCACGCCGAGCAGGAGTCGACCGTCGCCAAGCGCCTCGCCGATCTTGAGTCGATCCGCGTCGAGCCCGTCGCCAAGGACCACGACGCCCGGGTGATCGCGCTCGAGGCCATCGCGCGCGACGTAAGTACCTGGCGCCTGGAACTCGAAGGCGTCGTCGACGACCTCAGGCTCCGCGTCCAGAAGGTCCCCAAGATCTACGACCGCACGGTGTTCGACGCATCGACGCACCAGCCCGGTGTGTTCTCTGCATCGCCCACCGCATGCTCGGCATCACCGTCGACCGTGGCACCCGCGGTGTACTCAGCGTCGCCGTCGATCATGGCACCAGCCACGGCAGGACTCACCCATTCGCCCGTGATAGGGCCCGGCGTTGCACCTCAACCACGGGATACTGGGCCTAGGATTTTGACCGTCCCCGTTCATATCCTGTCCAATG GAAGAAGCGGGCGGTACAAAGGAGTCTCCACGGGCTGGATTTTCTCCATCATATACAACAGCTCGGAAGACGGCATTGCCCCTTCCACCTCCACCGCGCACTGA